In Niallia sp. FSL W8-0635, one genomic interval encodes:
- a CDS encoding TraX family protein, which translates to MPRKIINSNTLKVIAIIAMFVDHTSIWLVAKGTTFDILLHTFGRLAAPIMGYLIAEGFFYTSNIKKYTMRLFLFAIISHFPFVMFLGITWWQGTSVIWGLLMGLLALILVKHKQLKVPYKFLGVFACCILAWTADWNYILVLWIVFFGIFRGSMKKQLISFGIIGFLLYIIPGLLEIGYTAVFRFGILLFIPLIVFYNGIRGKKSPFIKWGFYVFYPLHLLILYILKYIIFN; encoded by the coding sequence ATGCCTAGAAAAATAATTAATTCAAATACGTTAAAAGTAATAGCAATTATAGCCATGTTTGTTGATCATACATCAATATGGTTAGTCGCTAAGGGAACTACATTTGATATTTTGCTACATACATTTGGTAGACTAGCTGCTCCTATTATGGGTTATTTAATAGCGGAGGGTTTCTTTTACACTTCTAATATAAAAAAATATACTATGCGGCTTTTCTTATTTGCTATTATTTCTCATTTCCCCTTCGTTATGTTTCTTGGAATTACATGGTGGCAAGGTACTAGTGTAATCTGGGGTCTGTTAATGGGGCTCCTAGCACTTATTTTAGTGAAACATAAACAATTAAAGGTACCTTATAAATTTTTAGGAGTATTTGCATGTTGTATATTGGCATGGACAGCAGATTGGAATTATATTCTTGTTCTATGGATTGTATTTTTCGGTATTTTTAGAGGAAGCATGAAAAAACAATTAATAAGTTTTGGAATTATTGGGTTCCTATTGTATATCATTCCAGGATTATTGGAAATAGGCTATACAGCAGTTTTCCGTTTTGGAATATTACTTTTTATTCCACTAATAGTATTTTATAATGGCATACGAGGAAAGAAGTCACCGTTTATTAAATGGGGTTTTTATGTTTTCTATCCTCTTCATTTACTTATTTTATATATTCTAAAATATATTATTTTTAACTAA
- a CDS encoding response regulator transcription factor, with translation MMKRSPILIVDDESPMIELLSLYLKQAGYEVKECLSGKEAISLIKNNDYLLVILDIMMSDMGGFEVCRIVREYSNVPIIMLTARNQLNDKVFGLRLGADDYITKPFEKEELLARIEVVVRREMQNNLVTDKDIITFENLVLNKVSHQVFVSEVELDLTPKEFAILQLFLMNKGRVFSRDDVLSFIWGHDFLGDYRTVDTHIKNLREKLSSVGIPGQKVIKTVWGVGYKFNEDKTQ, from the coding sequence ATGATGAAACGAAGTCCTATACTAATTGTAGACGACGAATCCCCAATGATAGAACTCCTATCTCTGTATTTAAAACAAGCAGGATATGAAGTGAAAGAATGTCTATCTGGCAAAGAGGCTATATCACTAATCAAGAATAATGATTATTTACTCGTTATATTAGACATTATGATGTCAGATATGGGCGGGTTTGAAGTATGTAGAATTGTGAGGGAATATTCAAATGTACCTATCATTATGTTAACGGCTAGAAATCAGCTTAATGACAAAGTTTTTGGGTTACGCTTAGGTGCAGATGATTATATTACGAAGCCCTTTGAGAAAGAAGAACTTCTAGCAAGGATAGAAGTGGTAGTTAGAAGAGAAATGCAAAATAATCTAGTAACAGATAAAGATATCATTACTTTTGAAAATCTAGTATTAAATAAAGTTAGCCACCAAGTTTTTGTTTCTGAAGTGGAGCTTGATTTAACCCCAAAAGAATTTGCTATTCTTCAACTATTTTTAATGAATAAAGGCAGGGTATTTAGCCGAGATGATGTACTATCATTTATTTGGGGCCATGATTTTTTGGGAGACTATAGGACAGTTGATACACATATAAAAAATCTAAGAGAGAAGTTGTCGAGTGTGGGTATACCTGGTCAAAAAGTTATTAAAACAGTATGGGGAGTAGGCTATAAATTTAATGAAGATAAGACTCAATAG
- a CDS encoding HAMP domain-containing sensor histidine kinase → MKIRLNSISKKLGLLFATIFSIILISMEAILYSYFLDFYTTDVIEELTQRSEAYSEILSDHFDETTMDHVVLMESTSSKMVLILDSTRNTLVASDGIDLLPKQYLTGITNHTFDIQHGQVLASDWKNEQYFVAESTIKKNGETIGRVLMFSPTQPVKKAVTILTGTFIIVGLITILISTLLLFFTTNKLVQPLLRINKVTRLIAHGDYQWKLEVKGKDEIAQLTQSIIYMANKIKNYQQQRNRFLADISHELRTPLTYFKGYLEVLLSEMVNKREDRDRYLRLLLNQSLQLQRLVQDLSDLAALEQDDFQLNPHLVSIEKVMINSLELIGHSIEQQDISLTCELSAIPLYVMGDDQRLQQVIINLLENAKKYTKQDGNIYIYTYKEDNNCIIKIKDTGIGIPKSKLDKIWDRLYRVENSRSRNTGGSGLGLTISKKIILLHRGDIFVESEEGKGTIFIVKLPLYL, encoded by the coding sequence ATGAAGATAAGACTCAATAGTATCTCAAAAAAACTAGGTCTTTTGTTCGCGACTATATTTTCCATCATATTAATTAGTATGGAAGCCATTCTATATAGTTATTTTTTAGATTTTTATACGACAGATGTAATTGAAGAATTAACACAAAGAAGTGAAGCATATTCTGAAATATTAAGTGATCATTTTGATGAAACTACTATGGATCATGTTGTTCTAATGGAAAGTACTTCTTCTAAGATGGTGCTTATACTAGACTCAACTAGAAATACTTTGGTTGCTTCAGATGGAATAGATTTGCTACCTAAACAATATCTAACTGGAATAACAAATCATACTTTTGATATACAACATGGGCAAGTATTAGCTTCAGATTGGAAAAATGAACAGTATTTTGTAGCCGAATCTACCATCAAGAAAAATGGTGAAACAATAGGTAGAGTTCTGATGTTTTCCCCAACACAACCTGTAAAAAAGGCAGTAACTATTCTAACAGGGACTTTTATTATCGTAGGACTGATTACTATTCTTATTAGTACACTTCTATTGTTTTTTACAACAAATAAGCTGGTTCAACCTTTACTAAGAATAAATAAGGTAACCCGATTGATTGCACATGGAGATTATCAATGGAAATTAGAGGTAAAGGGAAAAGATGAGATTGCCCAATTAACTCAATCCATAATATATATGGCTAATAAGATTAAAAACTATCAACAGCAAAGAAATCGATTCTTGGCCGATATTTCTCATGAATTGAGAACTCCATTAACCTACTTTAAAGGTTATTTAGAGGTGCTACTTTCAGAAATGGTAAATAAACGGGAAGACAGAGATAGATATCTTCGTCTTCTCTTGAATCAAAGTTTACAATTGCAAAGATTAGTGCAGGATTTGTCCGATTTAGCTGCCCTAGAACAAGATGATTTTCAATTAAATCCACATCTAGTATCGATTGAAAAAGTCATGATAAATTCACTAGAATTAATAGGGCATTCGATTGAGCAACAAGATATCTCATTAACGTGCGAACTTTCTGCTATTCCCTTGTATGTAATGGGAGATGACCAAAGATTGCAACAAGTAATAATAAATCTCTTGGAAAATGCAAAAAAGTATACCAAACAAGATGGGAATATATATATATATACTTATAAAGAAGATAATAACTGCATTATAAAGATTAAAGATACAGGCATTGGTATTCCCAAAAGTAAGCTAGATAAAATCTGGGATAGACTCTATAGAGTGGAAAATTCACGTTCTAGAAATACCGGAGGATCTGGCTTAGGATTAACGATCAGTAAGAAAATAATCCTACTTCATAGAGGAGATATTTTTGTAGAAAGTGAAGAAGGAAAAGGGACTATATTTATAGTTAAACTCCCATTGTATCTATAA
- a CDS encoding metal ABC transporter solute-binding protein, Zn/Mn family, translated as MINLVPAGIEPHDFEPTPKDMTSLAKATMFLYIGGSFETWVENMINIMDTKKMSVLNLSEKIGLVV; from the coding sequence GTGATTAATTTAGTACCAGCAGGTATAGAACCACACGATTTTGAACCTACTCCAAAGGATATGACAAGTTTGGCGAAAGCTACCATGTTTCTTTATATTGGTGGTAGCTTTGAAACTTGGGTAGAGAATATGATAAATATTATGGATACAAAAAAGATGTCTGTATTAAATTTAAGTGAAAAAATTGGTTTAGTCGTATAA
- a CDS encoding MarR family winged helix-turn-helix transcriptional regulator: MSKPSQTQEIEVIMKEMLEIQQKSKAFINLLTENELLHENQLVLLLQLKINGMMKITEIAGVFSVTPGAITSMVDKLEKLSLIQRVRELEDRRVVNIMLTHDGEVKVQEVFLKVPHEKLTSITKVLKEVNTLMSTIF; the protein is encoded by the coding sequence ATGTCAAAACCAAGTCAAACACAAGAAATAGAAGTTATAATGAAAGAAATGCTAGAAATTCAACAAAAATCTAAAGCTTTTATAAACCTACTAACGGAGAATGAGTTGCTCCACGAAAACCAGCTGGTGCTTCTTTTGCAATTAAAAATTAATGGGATGATGAAAATAACAGAAATTGCAGGAGTATTCAGTGTAACTCCAGGAGCTATCACATCTATGGTTGATAAATTAGAGAAACTAAGCCTTATACAACGTGTACGTGAACTAGAAGATCGCCGCGTAGTAAATATCATGTTAACACATGATGGAGAAGTTAAAGTTCAAGAAGTATTCCTTAAAGTTCCTCACGAGAAACTCACTTCCATAACAAAAGTTTTAAAAGAAGTAAATACGTTAATGAGTACTATATTCTAA
- a CDS encoding tyrosine-type recombinase/integrase, translating to MILSEAWHLYKADKQIQGYSSQTLKAYKVQSILLINNLGDILLEDITTESIKLYLGEVASKLKASSLCHRIRFIKSLFKWAQEEKYITFNPAQAIKEPKLESKIPKFLTEEEIELLREACLTTFEKALFEFMYSTGCRIGEITSLDKSAINFSEQSVVVYGKGKKEREVYFNTRSSIWLKRYLEERKDTEEALFVTLRAPHRMGVAQMRYVIKQISLRAKISKCIHPHQLRHSYATTLINNGAPLEVIQNLMGHEKSETTRIYAYLSGQLRRELYKKYF from the coding sequence ATGATATTATCTGAAGCGTGGCATTTATATAAAGCCGATAAACAAATTCAAGGTTATTCATCACAGACATTAAAAGCATATAAAGTACAATCCATCCTATTAATAAATAATTTAGGAGATATTCTGCTAGAAGATATTACAACAGAATCTATAAAATTATATTTAGGAGAAGTGGCTAGTAAGTTGAAAGCATCTAGTTTATGCCATAGGATTCGCTTTATTAAGTCTTTATTTAAATGGGCACAAGAAGAAAAATATATAACTTTTAATCCAGCACAAGCCATTAAAGAGCCGAAATTAGAGAGTAAGATTCCAAAGTTTTTAACGGAAGAGGAAATAGAGTTATTACGGGAAGCCTGTCTAACTACCTTTGAAAAAGCTTTATTTGAGTTTATGTATTCGACCGGGTGTAGAATAGGAGAAATCACGAGCTTGGATAAGAGTGCTATTAATTTTTCAGAACAGTCGGTTGTTGTATATGGTAAAGGGAAGAAGGAAAGAGAAGTATATTTTAATACACGAAGTAGCATTTGGCTAAAGAGATATCTAGAGGAAAGAAAGGATACAGAGGAAGCTTTATTTGTTACTCTCCGTGCTCCACACCGAATGGGTGTTGCACAAATGAGATATGTCATTAAACAGATTTCGTTAAGAGCCAAAATTAGTAAGTGTATACATCCACACCAATTAAGGCATAGTTATGCTACCACCTTAATTAATAATGGAGCACCATTAGAAGTTATTCAAAACTTGATGGGGCATGAGAAAAGTGAAACAACAAGGATCTATGCTTATCTAAGTGGACAATTAAGACGTGAATTATATAAGAAGTATTTCTGA
- a CDS encoding nucleic acid-binding protein produces the protein MECIHCQNEMITGCKVNVEGGMYGIKISKKGKGLFKNVSAKPKAAVCSSCGYVAYYIDEFKKFSE, from the coding sequence ATGGAATGTATTCACTGTCAAAATGAAATGATAACAGGTTGTAAGGTAAATGTTGAAGGAGGTATGTACGGAATTAAGATAAGTAAAAAAGGAAAGGGACTTTTTAAAAATGTATCAGCAAAACCTAAAGCAGCCGTTTGCTCAAGTTGTGGTTACGTAGCTTACTATATTGATGAATTTAAAAAATTTAGTGAGTAG
- a CDS encoding DUF4359 domain-containing protein: protein MKKRYWLLLLLCFALMISIVTNPSDKDEYAEWVGDQIKQEEGPLLGLLGGSLIKIGTTKKDFVLFTLYETKYSNNTEKSLLAIGIFNNFIWLKEGE, encoded by the coding sequence ATGAAGAAAAGATACTGGCTTCTATTACTACTTTGCTTTGCCTTAATGATTTCTATTGTAACTAATCCTTCAGATAAAGATGAATATGCAGAATGGGTCGGAGATCAAATTAAACAAGAAGAGGGACCATTACTAGGATTACTTGGTGGATCTTTGATTAAAATAGGTACAACTAAAAAAGATTTTGTCTTGTTCACGCTCTATGAAACAAAATATAGTAATAATACTGAAAAATCTTTGTTAGCAATAGGGATATTCAATAATTTCATCTGGTTGAAGGAAGGAGAGTAG
- a CDS encoding VOC family protein, translating into MNTIIHRVGTIYLPVENPELASNWYQEKLGAIENFRNEDKAILDFANQSFFLVKSKEGAKATFQDDKGKEHFFLTFEVDGIEQLQKLHSELKEKGVEVGVIEDRGHPGNNFVFYDLNGNKFDVWSELSPSFKEKYLIKC; encoded by the coding sequence ATGAATACAATCATTCACAGAGTTGGAACAATTTATCTGCCAGTTGAAAACCCGGAGCTAGCTTCAAACTGGTATCAAGAAAAATTAGGTGCAATAGAAAATTTCAGAAATGAAGATAAAGCGATTTTGGACTTTGCAAACCAAAGCTTCTTTCTTGTTAAATCAAAAGAAGGAGCAAAGGCTACTTTTCAAGATGATAAAGGCAAGGAGCATTTTTTCCTAACATTTGAGGTAGATGGAATAGAACAATTGCAGAAACTTCATTCCGAACTAAAGGAAAAAGGCGTCGAGGTTGGAGTTATTGAGGATAGAGGACATCCAGGTAATAATTTCGTCTTTTACGATCTGAATGGAAATAAATTTGATGTGTGGAGTGAGTTAAGTCCAAGCTTCAAAGAGAAATATCTTATTAAGTGCTGA
- a CDS encoding DUF3892 domain-containing protein: MDEKDYQKIYDEYLQQAQGQAQMEAAEEIDSGVEQIVAVRKNEDDDIIAFKTSSGRVLDYITALDEAKAGKLAHVDVFHKYGRDIIRSEPDGIKENNLDNLPDF, translated from the coding sequence ATGGATGAAAAAGACTATCAAAAAATATATGACGAATACTTGCAACAAGCACAAGGACAAGCGCAAATGGAAGCCGCTGAGGAAATTGATTCAGGTGTAGAGCAAATAGTCGCTGTTCGAAAAAATGAGGACGATGATATTATCGCTTTTAAAACAAGCAGCGGCAGAGTATTAGATTATATTACTGCACTAGATGAAGCAAAAGCAGGGAAGTTAGCGCATGTAGATGTTTTTCATAAGTATGGCAGGGACATTATCCGCAGTGAACCGGATGGGATTAAAGAAAATAACTTAGATAATTTACCTGATTTTTAA
- the lysS gene encoding lysine--tRNA ligase produces MSQEQTTRRIEKLEALKEKGVFVYPERFETNYELYEAALLEDGTEGVRVAGRIMGIRKFSKFSFITISDIQGSLQLLLKKEEVGEQSANDFDTFLDVGDFIGVEGNMYSTKTKEKTLRIKKYVLLGKALHPLPEKWHGLSNVETRYRQRYLDLMMTKETKERMLTRTKLVRAVRRFLEEKGFLEVETPVLQHTSSGALARPFRTYHNTLDSELNLRIAPETYLKRLIVGGFTKVFELAKCFRNEGISPQHLQEFTMVEGYAAYWNYEDTMALMREMILYVLNHTFDTTVITIQGKTIDFSLEWNVVSFRELILKDTGIDIDLFPDVKDIYEETKRRNIYLEQEDIETLGRGNFIDHLYKKMCRPHLIGPTFLIKHPIDLSPLARANDDNSTITDRFQLVVNGAEIINAYSELVDPLEQRRRLEAQAVLKSGGDLEAMEMDEDYLLAMEYGMPPISGWGFGIERLLMVLTEGETIKDCVLFPLTKKV; encoded by the coding sequence ATGAGTCAGGAACAAACAACGCGGAGAATCGAAAAATTAGAGGCTTTAAAAGAAAAAGGAGTTTTCGTCTATCCAGAAAGATTTGAGACTAATTATGAACTTTACGAAGCAGCGTTGCTTGAGGATGGTACAGAAGGAGTGCGAGTAGCAGGAAGAATCATGGGGATTCGTAAGTTTAGTAAATTTAGTTTCATCACGATTTCAGACATACAAGGGAGTCTGCAACTTCTTTTGAAAAAAGAGGAGGTTGGGGAGCAGTCCGCTAATGATTTCGATACTTTTTTGGATGTAGGCGATTTTATTGGCGTGGAAGGAAATATGTATTCGACGAAAACAAAGGAAAAAACGCTGCGGATTAAAAAATATGTTTTACTTGGAAAAGCATTACACCCGCTTCCGGAAAAATGGCATGGATTAAGCAATGTAGAAACCCGTTATCGACAGCGTTATTTAGATTTAATGATGACGAAGGAAACAAAAGAGCGAATGTTAACACGAACAAAGTTAGTGCGAGCTGTTCGTAGATTTTTAGAAGAAAAAGGTTTCTTAGAAGTGGAGACACCCGTGTTACAGCATACTTCTTCGGGGGCGTTAGCTCGTCCATTCAGAACGTATCATAACACATTGGATTCAGAATTAAATTTACGAATTGCACCAGAGACTTACTTGAAAAGATTAATTGTAGGTGGCTTTACAAAAGTATTTGAGTTAGCAAAGTGCTTTCGAAATGAAGGGATCAGCCCTCAGCACCTTCAAGAATTTACAATGGTAGAAGGCTATGCAGCTTATTGGAATTATGAAGATACAATGGCTCTCATGCGTGAAATGATTTTATATGTGCTGAACCATACTTTTGATACAACCGTTATTACCATTCAAGGAAAAACAATTGATTTCTCTTTAGAATGGAATGTTGTTTCATTTAGGGAGTTAATTCTAAAAGATACAGGCATTGATATAGATTTATTTCCCGATGTAAAAGACATATATGAAGAAACAAAGCGGAGAAATATTTATTTAGAACAAGAGGATATCGAGACTTTAGGTAGGGGGAACTTCATCGATCATCTATATAAAAAAATGTGTCGTCCACATTTAATAGGACCAACCTTTTTAATCAAACATCCTATTGATTTATCACCATTAGCAAGGGCAAATGATGACAATTCAACAATTACCGATCGTTTTCAATTAGTAGTCAATGGTGCTGAAATTATCAATGCCTATTCAGAATTAGTGGATCCTTTAGAACAAAGAAGAAGATTAGAGGCACAAGCAGTTTTGAAAAGCGGCGGTGATTTAGAAGCAATGGAAATGGATGAAGACTACTTATTGGCAATGGAATATGGAATGCCGCCAATTTCTGGTTGGGGGTTTGGAATTGAACGTCTTTTAATGGTTTTAACAGAAGGTGAGACGATTAAGGATTGTGTGTTATTTCCTTTAACTAAAAAGGTTTAG
- a CDS encoding methyl-accepting chemotaxis protein: MKKISTKIILLSLLNSVLVAIINVSASLFMNGSGSDTAAADPNIGAAQPMQTGFMIPAPILWGLIISLIIGVILSYILGKAIEKPIVKVTEFAKKTADLNLVDTDDDLEKLVEIKDQSGNMARALYETRKALKNIASELQIVSSTVTNQSNQLTKNTDENVGSITQIVNTIDQLAAGNSEQAETMSGISRTLTDVVSLIDGIAAKTSENAEQATHSLDSIKEGQLSVDIQTRKMEATLLVSNEVNHSINELKDMIHQVTGFVGIITSIAEQTNLLALNASIEAARAGEAGKGFSVVADEIRKLAEQTSHSASEITSIIDKTSEKTDLAVANIEQSNKLIDEQRDALKITEEAFDKIRRMYKGIVDGFKQTATAMKTINGSSQTVSNQIQELTSRVEEFAASTEEISATGQEQLVSTETIASAAKELDILASRLNKQINKFKIS, encoded by the coding sequence ATGAAAAAAATATCAACAAAGATTATCCTTTTATCCTTATTAAACTCCGTGTTAGTAGCTATTATAAATGTTAGTGCATCATTATTTATGAATGGGAGTGGCAGCGATACAGCTGCCGCTGATCCAAACATAGGCGCGGCACAACCAATGCAAACTGGCTTTATGATTCCCGCACCTATATTATGGGGATTGATTATTTCGTTAATTATTGGCGTTATATTATCCTATATTTTAGGAAAAGCGATTGAAAAACCGATAGTGAAGGTGACGGAGTTTGCAAAGAAAACAGCCGATTTAAATTTGGTTGATACAGATGACGATTTAGAAAAATTAGTAGAAATAAAAGACCAATCTGGGAATATGGCAAGAGCACTCTATGAAACTAGAAAAGCGCTTAAAAATATTGCTTCTGAACTACAAATAGTGTCTTCAACGGTTACTAATCAATCCAATCAACTTACTAAAAACACAGATGAAAATGTAGGTTCCATTACACAAATCGTAAATACAATCGATCAGCTAGCTGCAGGAAATTCAGAACAAGCGGAAACCATGAGTGGAATTAGCAGGACTTTAACAGATGTCGTTTCTTTAATTGATGGAATAGCCGCGAAAACTTCGGAAAATGCAGAGCAAGCTACTCACTCATTAGATTCTATTAAGGAAGGTCAATTAAGTGTCGATATACAGACGAGGAAAATGGAGGCAACACTTCTTGTATCAAATGAAGTCAATCATTCCATTAATGAACTAAAAGATATGATTCATCAAGTAACAGGATTTGTTGGTATTATTACCTCTATTGCAGAACAAACGAATTTATTGGCATTAAATGCTTCTATTGAAGCTGCCAGAGCTGGCGAAGCTGGAAAAGGATTTTCCGTAGTAGCAGACGAGATTAGGAAACTAGCAGAACAGACATCTCATTCAGCAAGTGAAATAACATCCATTATCGACAAGACTTCTGAGAAGACTGATTTAGCTGTTGCAAATATTGAACAATCCAATAAATTAATAGATGAACAAAGAGATGCATTAAAGATTACAGAAGAAGCTTTTGATAAAATTAGAAGGATGTATAAAGGAATTGTAGACGGTTTTAAACAAACGGCAACTGCTATGAAGACTATTAATGGAAGTTCTCAAACTGTATCGAATCAAATTCAAGAATTAACATCACGTGTGGAAGAATTTGCAGCAAGTACAGAAGAAATATCCGCAACAGGACAAGAGCAGTTAGTTTCTACTGAAACCATTGCCAGTGCTGCTAAAGAATTAGACATTTTGGCTAGTAGATTAAATAAGCAGATTAATAAGTTTAAGATTTCCTAA
- a CDS encoding VOC family protein, whose amino-acid sequence MFFEMTYQIRVSDIANGMKWYSTFFQREPDFIPHEGFAEWEILPGCWLQVAEGSPSKGSGPLRLAVKDIIFEQNRLRSELEVVDFQIEGREEVPVRWGTFQDPWGNQIGLFEYKDKEEERERMMAILGKQL is encoded by the coding sequence ATGTTTTTTGAAATGACCTATCAAATAAGAGTATCGGATATAGCGAATGGAATGAAGTGGTACAGCACTTTTTTTCAAAGGGAACCGGATTTTATTCCCCATGAAGGGTTTGCGGAATGGGAAATACTGCCGGGGTGCTGGCTGCAAGTGGCAGAAGGTAGTCCATCCAAAGGTAGCGGACCCCTCCGCTTGGCCGTAAAGGATATCATTTTCGAGCAGAATCGGTTAAGGAGCGAGTTAGAAGTAGTAGATTTTCAGATAGAAGGAAGGGAAGAAGTGCCTGTTAGATGGGGAACTTTCCAGGACCCTTGGGGGAATCAGATTGGTCTATTTGAATACAAAGATAAAGAGGAAGAACGAGAGCGAATGATGGCTATTTTAGGGAAACAACTGTAA
- a CDS encoding kinase, whose amino-acid sequence MQDNINAIAASIPTPAQGKRVVVGIDGLSRSGKTTMVKKLQACLHEKRFSVKILHIDDYIVERNRRYHTGYDEWHEYYHLQWDVRALQETLFKKLKNATELKLPKYNSKSDTHQIEMISLLHTDVIIMEGVFLQRTEWRDFFDFILYLDCPKETRFARERKETQQNLDKFKNRYWKAEDYYVEKECPKERANIVFQV is encoded by the coding sequence TTGCAAGATAATATAAATGCTATAGCAGCAAGCATTCCAACACCGGCACAAGGGAAAAGAGTTGTTGTGGGTATTGACGGGCTAAGCCGGTCTGGAAAAACAACGATGGTAAAAAAACTCCAAGCATGTCTCCATGAAAAAAGATTTTCTGTGAAAATTTTACATATAGATGATTATATTGTAGAAAGAAATCGACGTTATCATACTGGTTATGACGAGTGGCATGAATACTATCATTTACAGTGGGATGTTCGTGCATTGCAAGAAACACTTTTTAAAAAGCTCAAAAATGCAACAGAATTAAAGTTGCCTAAATATAATTCAAAATCCGATACCCACCAAATAGAAATGATTTCCTTGTTACATACTGACGTAATCATAATGGAGGGAGTTTTTTTACAACGAACAGAATGGAGAGATTTCTTCGATTTTATTCTTTATTTAGATTGTCCCAAAGAAACTAGATTTGCACGAGAAAGGAAGGAAACACAGCAGAATCTGGATAAATTTAAGAACAGGTACTGGAAGGCAGAGGATTATTATGTAGAGAAAGAATGCCCAAAAGAACGTGCAAATATAGTATTTCAAGTTTAA
- the rarD gene encoding EamA family transporter RarD has product MNQEKIGYLYTATAYLLWGFLTLYWNTLNSVSSMEILAHRILWGFIFVAPLLFFHTKKRHAFFSFVNEFKRNILQIFYIFVASLAISLNWLIFIWAVNFNHLIEASLGLYITPIISMILSILVLKESVTKGTIISIGTAFLGVFVITFDFGKIPWIAISLAFTSGIYGVMKKYIKVDALVGMFMETLMVAPFAIVFLLFLQQNHQMQFGSDVHFSLLLIGSGILTVLPLLWFAEGSKRISLTTIGFFQYISPTITFILGLFIFENTITRMKWISFSIIWFSLAIFSYSSWKDKNHPRRKGQQ; this is encoded by the coding sequence ATGAATCAAGAGAAAATAGGTTATCTTTATACCGCCACAGCCTACTTACTTTGGGGTTTTTTAACATTATACTGGAACACACTAAATTCGGTTTCCTCCATGGAGATATTAGCACATCGCATTTTATGGGGATTTATCTTTGTTGCTCCTCTTCTGTTTTTCCATACCAAAAAGAGACATGCTTTCTTTTCGTTTGTAAATGAATTTAAACGGAATATTCTACAAATCTTTTATATCTTTGTAGCCTCTCTTGCGATAAGTCTAAACTGGCTCATATTTATATGGGCGGTTAATTTTAATCATCTTATCGAAGCAAGTTTAGGACTCTATATTACACCAATCATTAGTATGATTCTCAGTATTCTTGTACTGAAAGAAAGTGTAACGAAAGGTACCATTATATCTATAGGAACGGCTTTTTTAGGCGTATTCGTTATTACGTTTGATTTCGGAAAAATACCTTGGATTGCTATTTCATTAGCTTTTACTTCAGGAATATACGGAGTAATGAAAAAGTATATCAAGGTTGATGCTCTAGTAGGCATGTTTATGGAAACATTGATGGTCGCCCCATTTGCAATCGTTTTTTTACTGTTTTTACAACAAAATCACCAAATGCAGTTTGGCTCAGACGTTCATTTTTCCTTATTATTAATTGGTTCAGGTATCCTTACAGTGTTGCCACTGCTTTGGTTTGCAGAAGGCTCCAAAAGAATTTCTTTAACAACCATTGGATTTTTTCAGTATATTTCTCCGACTATCACTTTTATCCTTGGATTGTTTATATTTGAAAATACCATTACTCGGATGAAATGGATTTCATTTAGTATTATATGGTTCTCTCTTGCTATTTTTTCCTATTCATCGTGGAAAGATAAAAACCATCCAAGAAGGAAAGGGCAACAATGA